From Skermanella sp. TT6, a single genomic window includes:
- a CDS encoding ABC transporter ATP-binding protein produces the protein MTHTAVGKPADAAPGARAEAGTPKLKLSGLHKSFGSKHVLNGLDLEVGRAESLVVIGGSGTGKSVMLKCALGLMHPDSGSIKIDGEETANLRPRDRERVMRKFGMLFQGAALFDSLPVWENVAFGLIQGEKMSRGKAREIAVEKLSAVGLAREVADLFPAELSGGMQKRVGLARAIATQPEIIFFDEPTTGLDPIMADVINDLIIKCVKDLGATALSITHDMASARKIADRIAMIYKGKIIWSGPVSEIDNSGNPYVDQFIHGRADGPIQMEVMQP, from the coding sequence ATGACACATACCGCAGTGGGGAAGCCGGCCGACGCGGCGCCCGGGGCCCGGGCCGAGGCCGGGACGCCGAAGCTGAAGCTGTCCGGCCTCCACAAGTCCTTCGGCAGCAAGCATGTGCTGAACGGCCTCGACCTGGAAGTCGGACGCGCGGAATCGCTGGTGGTGATCGGCGGGTCGGGCACCGGCAAATCGGTGATGCTGAAATGCGCGCTGGGCCTGATGCATCCCGACAGCGGCTCGATCAAGATCGACGGCGAGGAGACCGCCAACCTGCGCCCGCGCGACCGCGAGCGGGTGATGCGCAAGTTCGGCATGCTGTTCCAGGGCGCCGCCCTGTTCGACAGCCTGCCCGTGTGGGAGAACGTCGCCTTCGGGCTGATCCAGGGCGAGAAGATGTCCCGGGGCAAGGCGCGGGAGATCGCGGTCGAGAAGCTGTCCGCGGTCGGTCTCGCCCGGGAAGTAGCCGACCTGTTCCCCGCCGAACTGTCCGGCGGCATGCAGAAGCGCGTCGGCCTGGCCCGCGCGATCGCCACCCAGCCGGAAATCATCTTCTTCGACGAGCCGACCACCGGCCTCGACCCCATCATGGCCGACGTGATCAACGACCTGATCATCAAATGCGTCAAGGACCTGGGCGCCACCGCCCTGTCGATCACCCACGACATGGCGAGTGCGCGCAAGATCGCCGACCGGATCGCGATGATCTACAAGGGCAAGATCATCTGGAGCGGCCCGGTGTCGGAGATCGACAATTCGGGCAATCCCTATGTCGACCAGTTCATCCACGGACGTGCCGACGGGCCGATCCAGATGGAGGTCATGCAACCCTGA
- the rpsF gene encoding 30S ribosomal protein S6: MANYECVFIARQDISSAQVEQLTETFSNIIRENGGEVAKTEQWGLKTLTYKIKKNRKGHYVLFNLVAPAPAVAEMERNMSISEDVLRYMTVRVDELEPGPSAMMQSRNERSERGDRGDRGDRGGRRFDGDRGDRGDRGDRGDRGPRPPRRTEFEGEQA; the protein is encoded by the coding sequence ATGGCGAATTACGAGTGCGTGTTCATTGCACGCCAGGACATCTCGTCCGCGCAGGTCGAGCAACTGACCGAGACCTTCTCGAACATCATCCGCGAGAACGGTGGCGAGGTGGCCAAGACCGAGCAGTGGGGTCTGAAGACCCTCACCTACAAGATCAAGAAGAACCGCAAGGGCCACTACGTCCTGTTCAATCTTGTCGCCCCCGCCCCGGCCGTCGCCGAGATGGAGCGCAACATGAGCATCAGCGAGGACGTGCTGCGCTACATGACGGTTCGCGTCGACGAGCTGGAGCCCGGCCCGTCCGCCATGATGCAGAGCCGCAACGAGCGGAGCGAGCGTGGCGACCGCGGTGATCGTGGCGACCGCGGCGGCCGCCGCTTCGACGGCGATCGTGGTGACCGCGGCGATCGTGGTGACCGCGGCGACCGCGGCCCCCGTCCTCCCCGCCGCACTGAATTCGAAGGAGAGCAGGCATGA
- the rplI gene encoding 50S ribosomal protein L9 has protein sequence MDIILLERVEKLGQMGQVVKVRPGYARNFLLPQKKALRATKANLAFFETQKAQLEAQNLERRKDAEEVAGKMKGLAVVITRQAAESGMLYGSVNGRDIAEAVTANGFTVERNQVAISDPIKSLGLFDVRVILHPEVSVNVKVNVARSLEEAEMQAQRGGMITAADLLADEEEAEAAAAAAAGEEEDTDNA, from the coding sequence ATGGATATCATTCTGTTGGAGCGGGTCGAGAAGCTCGGCCAGATGGGTCAGGTCGTCAAGGTTCGGCCCGGCTATGCGCGCAACTTCCTGCTGCCGCAGAAGAAGGCCCTGCGCGCGACGAAGGCGAACCTTGCCTTCTTCGAGACGCAGAAGGCCCAGCTCGAGGCGCAGAACCTGGAGCGCCGCAAGGATGCCGAGGAAGTGGCCGGCAAGATGAAGGGCTTGGCCGTCGTCATCACCCGACAGGCTGCCGAATCGGGCATGCTGTACGGTTCGGTCAACGGCCGGGACATCGCCGAGGCGGTGACCGCCAACGGCTTCACCGTCGAGCGTAATCAGGTCGCCATCAGCGACCCGATCAAGAGCCTGGGCCTGTTCGACGTCCGCGTCATCCTCCACCCGGAGGTGAGCGTAAACGTCAAGGTGAACGTCGCCCGTTCGCTGGAAGAGGCCGAAATGCAGGCCCAGCGCGGCGGCATGATCACCGCGGCCGATCTGCTGGCCGACGAGGAAGAGGCCGAGGCGGCCGCAGCCGCCGCGGCCGGCGAGGAAGAGGACACCGACAACGCCTGA
- the radA gene encoding DNA repair protein RadA, with translation MARSNTRYVCQSCGASSPKWSGKCDACGEWNTLVEEAVPESAPKGLGRTAGTGRRIDFVDLKGVSEKAPRRITGIAEYDRVCGGGMVPGSALLVGGDPGIGKSTLLLQVVCSLARNLRCAYISGEEAVDQVRMRASRLGTSESAVELAAATNVRDIVASLDAADAPGLCIIDSIQTMYVDTLDSAPGTVAQVRASAQELIRVAKRRGIILVLVGHVTKEGTIAGPRVLEHMVDTVLYFEGERGHQFRILRAVKNRFGPTDEIGVFEMTDSGLTEVSNPSELFLAERRGDVSGACVFAGLEGTRPVLVEIQALVAPSPLGTPRRAVVGWDSGRLAMVLAVLEARCGVAIGANDVYLNVAGGLRIGEPAADLAVAAALVSSLTGEPVPADTVVFGEIGLSGEIRAVSQTDVRLKEAAKLGFEKSLMPTQRSRKSGGRGDAGIRRIELAHLEDLIPMFQEPRAAASAGRGRT, from the coding sequence TTGGCCCGTTCCAACACACGTTATGTCTGCCAGTCCTGCGGCGCCAGCTCTCCCAAGTGGAGCGGCAAGTGCGACGCATGCGGCGAGTGGAACACCCTGGTGGAGGAGGCGGTCCCGGAAAGCGCTCCCAAAGGCTTGGGCCGCACCGCCGGCACCGGCCGCCGGATCGACTTCGTCGACCTGAAGGGCGTTTCCGAAAAGGCCCCCAGGCGGATCACCGGCATCGCGGAATACGACCGCGTCTGCGGCGGCGGCATGGTTCCGGGTTCCGCGCTGCTGGTCGGCGGCGATCCCGGGATCGGCAAGTCCACCCTTCTGCTCCAAGTCGTGTGCAGCCTCGCCCGGAACCTCCGCTGCGCCTATATCTCCGGCGAGGAGGCGGTCGATCAAGTCAGGATGCGCGCCTCCCGGCTCGGCACCAGCGAGTCCGCGGTCGAACTGGCCGCCGCGACCAATGTGCGCGACATCGTCGCCTCGCTTGATGCCGCCGACGCCCCGGGCCTGTGCATCATCGACTCGATCCAGACCATGTATGTGGACACGCTGGACAGCGCGCCCGGCACCGTCGCCCAGGTCCGCGCCTCGGCCCAGGAGCTGATCCGCGTCGCCAAGCGGCGCGGCATCATCCTGGTGCTGGTCGGGCATGTCACCAAGGAAGGCACGATCGCGGGCCCGCGGGTGCTGGAGCATATGGTCGACACCGTGCTCTATTTCGAAGGAGAGCGCGGCCACCAGTTCCGAATCCTGCGCGCCGTCAAGAATCGCTTCGGCCCGACCGACGAGATCGGCGTGTTCGAGATGACGGACTCCGGCCTCACCGAAGTGTCGAACCCGTCCGAACTGTTCCTGGCCGAACGGCGGGGCGACGTGTCCGGCGCCTGCGTCTTCGCCGGGCTGGAGGGAACCCGTCCGGTGCTGGTCGAGATCCAGGCCCTGGTCGCCCCTTCCCCGCTCGGCACGCCGCGCCGCGCGGTGGTCGGCTGGGACAGCGGCAGGCTCGCCATGGTGCTCGCCGTGCTGGAGGCCCGCTGCGGCGTCGCGATCGGTGCCAACGACGTCTACCTGAACGTGGCCGGCGGCCTGCGGATCGGCGAGCCCGCCGCCGACCTGGCGGTCGCCGCGGCGCTGGTGTCGTCGCTGACCGGGGAGCCGGTGCCGGCCGACACGGTGGTGTTCGGCGAGATCGGGCTATCGGGCGAGATCCGGGCGGTCAGCCAGACCGACGTGCGCCTGAAGGAGGCCGCGAAGCTCGGCTTCGAGAAGTCCCTGATGCCGACCCAGCGCAGCCGGAAATCGGGCGGCCGGGGCGATGCCGGCATCCGCCGGATCGAACTGGCGCACCTGGAGGACCTGATCCCGATGTTCCAGGAACCCCGCGCCGCGGCGTCCGCCGGGCGGGGGCGCACCTGA
- the rpsR gene encoding 30S ribosomal protein S18 has translation MSAAPSAGGRSGGGPRRPFFRRRKTCPFSGPNAPAIDYKDIKLLSRFISERGKIVPSRITAVSTKKQRELARAIKRARFLALLPYVVK, from the coding sequence ATGAGTGCCGCACCGTCCGCTGGCGGCCGCTCGGGTGGCGGTCCGCGTCGTCCGTTCTTCCGCCGCCGCAAGACCTGCCCGTTCTCGGGTCCGAACGCTCCGGCGATCGACTACAAGGACATCAAGCTGCTCTCGCGCTTTATTTCCGAGCGCGGCAAGATCGTGCCGAGCCGCATCACCGCGGTTTCCACCAAGAAGCAGCGCGAACTGGCACGGGCCATCAAGCGCGCCCGCTTCCTGGCGCTGCTGCCGTACGTGGTGAAGTAA
- the fabD gene encoding ACP S-malonyltransferase, whose translation MTRAFVFPGQGSQAVGMGRELADAFPVARHTFEEVDEALQQNLSRLMFDGPEGDLTLTENAQPALMAVSMAVLRVLEREGGVELHKHAAFVAGHSLGEYSALAAAGTFSLPDTARLLKLRGQAMQKAVPVGEGAMAALLGLDLAAAQEVAAEAAQGEVCSAANDNAPGQVVVSGHRAAVERAISIAAGRGAKRSILLPVSAPFHCELMAPAAEAMAEALANVELRGPVVPVVANVTAEAVVGPDQIRRLLVDQVTGLVRWRESVLFMKGQGVDTLVELGSGKVLSGLAKRIDREVSGLSVQGPADIETFIKTVS comes from the coding sequence ATGACGCGCGCATTCGTCTTTCCGGGCCAGGGCAGTCAGGCGGTCGGCATGGGCCGGGAACTGGCCGATGCCTTCCCGGTCGCCCGTCACACCTTCGAGGAGGTGGACGAGGCGCTGCAACAGAACCTGTCCCGCCTGATGTTCGACGGCCCCGAGGGCGACCTGACCCTGACCGAGAACGCGCAGCCGGCGCTGATGGCGGTCAGCATGGCCGTCCTGCGCGTGCTGGAACGCGAAGGCGGGGTCGAACTGCACAAGCACGCGGCCTTCGTCGCCGGCCACTCGCTCGGCGAATACTCGGCGCTGGCTGCCGCTGGCACCTTCAGCCTCCCCGATACCGCGCGCCTGCTGAAGCTGCGCGGCCAGGCCATGCAGAAGGCCGTGCCGGTGGGCGAGGGCGCCATGGCGGCGCTGCTCGGCCTCGATCTCGCCGCGGCGCAGGAAGTCGCGGCCGAGGCGGCGCAGGGCGAGGTCTGTTCCGCGGCCAACGACAACGCTCCCGGACAGGTCGTCGTCAGCGGCCACCGCGCGGCGGTCGAGCGGGCGATCTCGATCGCGGCGGGCCGGGGTGCCAAGCGGTCCATCCTGCTGCCGGTCAGCGCGCCGTTCCACTGCGAGCTGATGGCGCCGGCCGCCGAGGCCATGGCGGAGGCGCTCGCCAACGTCGAGCTGCGCGGCCCGGTGGTCCCCGTCGTCGCCAACGTGACGGCCGAGGCGGTGGTCGGCCCCGACCAGATCCGGCGCCTGCTGGTCGACCAGGTGACCGGCCTGGTGCGCTGGCGCGAGAGCGTCCTGTTCATGAAGGGGCAGGGGGTCGATACGCTGGTCGAGCTGGGTTCGGGCAAGGTGCTGAGCGGCCTCGCCAAGCGCATCGACCGGGAAGTCTCCGGCCTGTCGGTCCAGGGGCCGGCCGACATCGAGACCTTCATCAAGACCGTGTCCTAA
- a CDS encoding MlaE family ABC transporter permease: protein MGFLTTTGRAFLVFLEATGRLMLFTGVAVSHCFRPPFYLRLIGRQMIDIGYYSLPVVGLTALFTGMVLALQSYTGFARFQAEGAVATVVVLSVTRELGPVLAGLMVAGRIGASMAAEIGTMRVTEQVDALSTLATNPFKYLVVPRLVAGLTMLPLLVVVADIIGVFGGFLIGVYRLDFNPAAYIGRTWEYLVPMDVISGLVKAAVFGFVIALMGCYHGYQSRGGAQGVGAATTNAVVSSSILILVFNYLITGLFFSR, encoded by the coding sequence ATGGGCTTCCTGACCACGACCGGCCGCGCCTTCCTGGTTTTTCTGGAGGCGACCGGCCGGCTGATGCTGTTTACCGGCGTCGCCGTCTCGCACTGCTTCCGGCCGCCGTTCTATCTGCGCCTGATCGGGCGGCAGATGATCGACATCGGCTATTATTCGCTGCCGGTCGTCGGGCTGACCGCCCTGTTCACCGGCATGGTCCTGGCCTTGCAGAGCTATACAGGCTTCGCCCGCTTCCAGGCGGAAGGCGCCGTGGCGACCGTGGTCGTACTCTCCGTCACGCGCGAGCTGGGGCCGGTGCTCGCCGGCCTCATGGTAGCCGGCCGCATCGGCGCCTCGATGGCTGCCGAGATCGGGACGATGCGGGTGACCGAGCAGGTCGACGCGCTGTCCACGCTGGCGACCAACCCCTTCAAGTACCTGGTGGTGCCCCGCCTCGTCGCGGGACTCACGATGCTGCCCCTGCTGGTCGTCGTCGCCGACATCATCGGCGTCTTCGGCGGGTTTCTGATCGGCGTCTACCGGCTCGACTTCAACCCGGCCGCCTATATCGGCCGCACCTGGGAATACCTGGTGCCGATGGACGTCATCTCCGGTTTGGTCAAGGCGGCGGTCTTCGGATTCGTGATCGCGCTGATGGGCTGCTACCATGGCTATCAGTCGCGCGGCGGTGCCCAGGGCGTGGGCGCCGCGACGACCAACGCGGTCGTGTCTTCCTCCATCCTGATCCTGGTGTTCAATTACCTGATCACCGGCCTGTTCTTTTCGCGATGA
- a CDS encoding replicative DNA helicase: MTTDPRAARPADAAGRRPSYRITPHNAEAEQSLLGAILTNNKAYEKVGEFLKPEHFYDPVHSRIFETIHTLVQRGEVADPITLKRYFEGDPALESVGGVGYLAELAGSVVSVVNSEHYGRIIHDMYLRRQLIDMGEDMVNEAYSHNLEGAALEQIEGAEKKLFDLATTGDIQGGFQPFSQSLRVAIEMAEEAFKRDSQVTGVTTGLIDLDRKLGGLHPSDLLILAGRPSMGKTALATNIAFAAAKAHLRTDGKEGAGVAFFSLEMSAEQLATRILADEAQVASEKIRRGDLKPEDFQRFSEASSILSRVPFYVDDTPALSIAAVRTRSRRLARTSGGLGLIVVDYLQLLRGSGGKGNENRVQEISEITRGLKAIAKELDVPVMALSQLSRAVEQREDKRPQLSDLRESGSIEQDADVVMFVFREQYYLERAEPSRRPDEADDKFNDRYQRWQQRLGEVHNTGEVIIAKQRHGPIGTVRLFFDGQYTKFGDLDQSHPGGGGDYE; the protein is encoded by the coding sequence ATGACCACAGATCCTCGCGCCGCCCGCCCCGCGGATGCTGCCGGACGACGCCCCAGCTACCGAATCACCCCGCACAACGCCGAGGCTGAACAGAGCCTGCTGGGCGCCATCCTGACCAACAACAAGGCCTACGAGAAGGTCGGCGAGTTCCTGAAGCCGGAGCATTTCTACGATCCGGTCCACAGCCGAATCTTCGAGACGATCCATACCCTGGTCCAGCGCGGCGAGGTCGCCGACCCGATCACGCTGAAGCGCTATTTCGAAGGCGATCCGGCGCTCGAGAGCGTCGGCGGCGTCGGCTACCTGGCCGAGCTGGCCGGCAGCGTGGTCTCGGTGGTCAATTCCGAGCATTACGGCCGAATCATCCACGACATGTACCTCCGCCGCCAGCTCATCGACATGGGCGAGGACATGGTCAACGAGGCCTACAGCCATAACCTCGAAGGGGCGGCGCTCGAGCAGATCGAGGGGGCGGAGAAGAAGCTCTTCGACCTGGCGACCACCGGCGACATCCAGGGGGGCTTCCAGCCGTTCAGCCAGTCCCTCCGAGTCGCCATCGAGATGGCGGAGGAGGCGTTCAAGCGGGACAGCCAGGTCACCGGCGTCACCACCGGCCTGATCGACCTGGACCGCAAACTGGGCGGCCTCCATCCCAGCGACCTGCTGATCCTCGCCGGACGTCCGTCCATGGGCAAGACCGCGCTCGCCACCAACATCGCCTTCGCCGCGGCGAAGGCCCACCTGCGCACCGACGGCAAGGAGGGCGCCGGAGTCGCCTTCTTCTCGCTGGAAATGTCGGCCGAGCAGCTGGCCACCCGTATCCTGGCGGACGAGGCGCAGGTCGCCTCGGAGAAGATCCGGCGCGGCGACCTGAAGCCGGAGGATTTCCAGCGCTTCTCCGAAGCCAGCAGCATCCTGTCGCGCGTTCCCTTCTATGTGGACGACACGCCGGCGCTGAGCATCGCGGCGGTCCGTACCCGGTCGCGCCGGCTGGCGCGCACGTCGGGAGGCCTCGGGCTGATCGTGGTCGACTACCTTCAGCTGCTGCGCGGTTCCGGAGGCAAGGGCAACGAGAACCGGGTTCAGGAAATCTCCGAAATCACCCGCGGCCTGAAGGCCATCGCCAAGGAGCTGGACGTCCCGGTGATGGCCCTGTCCCAGCTGTCCCGCGCCGTCGAGCAGCGCGAGGATAAGCGGCCCCAGCTGTCCGACCTGCGTGAATCCGGCTCGATCGAGCAGGACGCCGACGTGGTCATGTTCGTCTTCCGCGAGCAGTACTACCTGGAACGCGCCGAGCCGAGCCGGCGGCCCGACGAGGCCGACGACAAGTTCAACGACCGCTATCAACGCTGGCAGCAGCGGCTGGGCGAGGTCCACAACACCGGCGAAGTCATCATCGCCAAGCAGCGCCACGGGCCCATCGGCACGGTCCGCCTGTTCTTCGACGGCCAGTACACCAAGTTCGGCGACCTGGACCAGAGCCACCCGGGCGGCGGCGGCGACTACGAGTGA
- the fabG gene encoding 3-oxoacyl-[acyl-carrier-protein] reductase, translating to MFDLTGKSALVTGASGGIGAAIARALHAQGASVALSGTKVEALEALAAELGGRAFVVPANLGDTAATEALVKNAETAMGQVDILVNNAGLTRDGLAMRMKDEEWQLVLDVNLTASFRLSRAVLRGMMKRRWGRIIGITSIVGVTGNPGQANYAASKAGMIGMSKALAAEVASRNITVNCVAPGFIATAMTDVLPDEQKQKLTGAVPAGRLGDPGDIAAGVVYLASEQAGYVTGQTLHINGGMAMI from the coding sequence ATGTTCGATCTGACGGGTAAATCCGCGCTGGTGACCGGCGCTTCCGGCGGAATCGGGGCCGCCATCGCGCGGGCCCTGCATGCCCAGGGGGCGTCGGTCGCCCTGTCCGGCACCAAGGTCGAGGCGCTGGAAGCGCTGGCGGCGGAGCTGGGCGGGCGGGCCTTCGTGGTGCCGGCCAACCTCGGCGACACCGCGGCCACCGAGGCGCTGGTCAAGAACGCCGAGACCGCCATGGGGCAGGTCGACATCCTGGTCAACAATGCGGGACTGACCCGCGACGGCCTGGCCATGCGGATGAAGGACGAGGAATGGCAGCTGGTGCTGGACGTCAACCTGACGGCAAGCTTCCGGCTGTCGCGCGCCGTCCTGCGCGGCATGATGAAGCGCCGCTGGGGCCGCATCATCGGGATCACCTCGATCGTCGGCGTCACCGGCAACCCGGGGCAGGCCAACTATGCGGCCAGCAAGGCCGGCATGATCGGCATGTCCAAGGCGCTGGCCGCCGAGGTCGCGTCGCGCAACATCACCGTCAACTGCGTGGCCCCGGGCTTCATCGCGACCGCGATGACCGACGTGCTGCCCGACGAGCAGAAGCAGAAGCTGACGGGCGCCGTTCCGGCCGGCCGGCTGGGCGATCCGGGCGACATCGCCGCCGGCGTCGTCTACCTGGCCAGCGAGCAGGCCGGCTACGTCACGGGGCAGACATTGCATATCAACGGCGGCATGGCCATGATCTAG
- a CDS encoding acyl carrier protein — MSDIADRVKKIVIEHLGVEESKVTENASFIDDLGADSLDTVELVMAFEEEFGCEIPDDAAEKILTVKDAIDFIKANAAA; from the coding sequence ATGAGTGACATCGCCGATCGCGTGAAGAAGATCGTCATCGAACACTTGGGCGTCGAAGAGTCCAAGGTCACCGAGAATGCCAGCTTCATCGACGATCTGGGCGCCGACAGCCTGGACACGGTCGAGCTGGTCATGGCGTTCGAAGAGGAGTTCGGGTGCGAGATCCCCGACGACGCCGCCGAAAAGATCCTGACCGTCAAGGACGCGATCGATTTCATCAAGGCGAATGCCGCGGCCTGA
- a CDS encoding DUF2232 domain-containing protein has protein sequence MHNALLMAIGGGVLSALLYLSVMAGGLGTVILAYLGPLPLLMVGLGLGLRSFLIAGTVAVLAVAVVGGPLFGLSYGLANAVVVAVIVRQSLLARTAPDGTLEWYPPGLLLVVLTGLGLVGLLLAALLTLGDPGGLEGSVRQFLSIAFGDAAAGTAGAEEPLSELIDGFAQVFPGMVVVSWLTMAIINAALAQGVLMRFGRNLRPAMRVAEVELPNWTPMLLAAAGVLALLGGEGQLGYLALNAAIVLLVPFFFAGLAVVHAFAGGRQARTLLLMVFYFFLLVSGWPIAMVVGLGVIEQWAGLRRRFSRTGPDQES, from the coding sequence ATGCATAATGCCCTGCTGATGGCGATCGGCGGTGGCGTGCTCAGCGCGCTGCTTTACCTTTCGGTGATGGCCGGCGGACTCGGCACGGTGATCCTGGCCTACCTGGGGCCTCTGCCGCTGCTGATGGTGGGGCTGGGGCTGGGACTGCGGTCGTTCCTGATCGCCGGCACCGTCGCCGTCCTGGCGGTCGCCGTCGTCGGCGGTCCGCTCTTCGGCCTGTCCTACGGACTGGCGAACGCGGTCGTGGTGGCGGTGATCGTCCGGCAGTCGCTGCTGGCCAGGACCGCTCCCGACGGCACGCTGGAATGGTATCCGCCGGGGCTGCTGCTGGTGGTCCTGACCGGGCTGGGACTGGTGGGATTGCTTCTGGCGGCGCTTCTGACGCTCGGGGATCCGGGCGGTCTGGAAGGGTCGGTCCGGCAGTTCCTGAGCATCGCGTTCGGCGACGCCGCGGCCGGCACCGCCGGCGCGGAGGAACCGCTGAGCGAGCTTATCGATGGGTTCGCCCAGGTGTTCCCCGGCATGGTGGTGGTCTCGTGGCTCACGATGGCGATCATCAACGCGGCGCTGGCGCAAGGCGTCCTGATGCGGTTCGGCCGCAACCTCCGTCCCGCGATGCGGGTCGCGGAGGTCGAGCTGCCGAACTGGACCCCGATGCTTCTGGCGGCCGCCGGCGTCCTGGCCCTGCTGGGCGGCGAAGGGCAGCTGGGATACCTGGCGCTGAACGCGGCGATCGTGCTGCTGGTACCGTTCTTCTTCGCCGGACTGGCCGTGGTTCACGCCTTTGCCGGCGGGCGGCAGGCCCGGACCCTGCTGCTGATGGTGTTTTACTTCTTTTTGCTGGTGTCCGGCTGGCCGATCGCCATGGTCGTCGGCCTTGGTGTCATTGAGCAATGGGCCGGGCTGCGCCGGCGGTTCTCCCGGACCGGCCCGGATCAGGAGAGTTAG
- the fabF gene encoding beta-ketoacyl-ACP synthase II — MRRVVVTGLGMVSPLGVGVQNNWERLIKGESGLRAITSFDVSDLPAKIAGQVPRGPTAEGLFNADDHVSSKDQRKMDEFIVLAIAAAREAVADSGWQPQTDEQREATGVMIGSGIGGLIGIYDGSITLHEKGPRRISPFFIPASLINLASGHVSIMYGFKGPNHSAVTACSTGAHAIGDAARLIMWEDADVMLAGGTEAAVSRLGIAGFAAARALSTGYNDRPTEASRPYDKGRDGFVMGEGAGVLVLEELEHAKRRGAKIYAEVTGYGLSGDAYHITSPPEDGNGGFRSMRNALKRAGIDPSEIDYVNAHGTSTPLGDEIELGAVKRLFGPAIETVSMSSTKSAIGHLLGAAGAVEAIFSIKAINDGVVPPTLNLEDPSDSCLGVDLVPKQAKEKRVKAALSNSFGFGGTNASLVFKEYK, encoded by the coding sequence ATGAGACGTGTCGTCGTAACCGGTCTCGGGATGGTGTCGCCCCTCGGGGTCGGCGTTCAGAACAACTGGGAACGTCTCATCAAGGGCGAGTCCGGCCTGCGCGCCATCACGTCTTTCGACGTTTCCGACCTGCCGGCCAAGATCGCCGGGCAGGTGCCGCGCGGACCGACCGCCGAGGGTCTGTTCAACGCGGACGACCACGTGTCGTCCAAGGACCAGCGCAAGATGGACGAGTTCATCGTCCTGGCGATCGCCGCCGCCCGCGAAGCCGTCGCCGACAGCGGCTGGCAGCCGCAGACCGACGAGCAGCGCGAGGCCACCGGCGTCATGATCGGGTCCGGCATCGGCGGCCTGATCGGCATCTATGACGGGTCCATCACCCTTCACGAGAAGGGGCCGCGCCGGATCTCCCCCTTCTTCATCCCCGCCAGCCTGATCAACCTGGCCTCCGGCCACGTCTCGATCATGTACGGCTTCAAGGGCCCTAACCATTCGGCCGTCACCGCCTGCTCGACCGGCGCGCACGCCATCGGCGACGCCGCGCGCCTGATCATGTGGGAAGACGCCGACGTCATGCTGGCAGGCGGCACCGAGGCGGCGGTCAGCCGACTCGGGATCGCCGGCTTCGCGGCGGCCCGCGCGCTGTCGACCGGCTACAACGACCGCCCGACGGAAGCGTCGCGCCCCTACGACAAGGGCCGCGACGGCTTCGTGATGGGCGAGGGCGCCGGCGTCCTCGTGCTCGAGGAGCTGGAGCACGCCAAGCGGCGCGGCGCCAAGATCTATGCCGAGGTGACCGGCTACGGCCTGTCGGGCGACGCCTACCACATCACCTCCCCGCCGGAGGACGGCAACGGCGGCTTCCGGTCGATGCGGAACGCGCTCAAGCGCGCCGGCATCGATCCGTCCGAGATCGATTACGTCAATGCCCACGGCACCTCCACGCCGCTCGGCGACGAGATCGAACTGGGCGCGGTCAAGCGGCTGTTCGGCCCCGCGATCGAGACGGTCTCGATGTCGTCCACCAAGTCGGCGATCGGCCACCTGCTGGGCGCCGCCGGCGCTGTCGAGGCGATCTTCTCGATCAAGGCGATCAACGACGGCGTGGTCCCGCCGACGCTGAACCTGGAAGACCCGTCCGACAGCTGCCTCGGCGTCGACCTGGTGCCGAAGCAGGCCAAGGAGAAGCGGGTGAAGGCAGCCTTGTCGAATTCCTTCGGGTTCGGCGGCACCAACGCCTCCCTGGTCTTCAAGGAATACAAGTAG